A window from Chryseobacterium vaccae encodes these proteins:
- a CDS encoding prevent-host-death protein: protein MNYKLELNTQEPNSKIVFHNILFDSFKVNIVERYIGSMKSRLTLCEALFKVRTLDDQLVTRRDGNMRVKIKGNEFEVYERLAKRLSSYEYKNKLINRKDAEQDYVHFILGLVIANYELN, encoded by the coding sequence ATGAACTATAAACTTGAGCTCAATACTCAGGAGCCCAACTCTAAAATTGTTTTTCACAACATCCTATTTGATTCGTTCAAGGTAAATATAGTTGAAAGATATATCGGATCAATGAAGTCCCGTCTGACATTATGTGAAGCATTGTTTAAAGTAAGAACTTTAGACGATCAGCTCGTTACCCGAAGAGACGGTAATATGAGGGTAAAAATTAAAGGAAATGAATTTGAAGTTTACGAGAGGCTGGCAAAAAGGCTGTCTTCCTACGAGTATAAAAACAAGCTGATCAACAGAAAAGATGCTGAACAGGACTATGTTCATTTTATTCTGGGTCTGGTGATTGCCAATTATGAACTTAATTAA